The following nucleotide sequence is from Salvia miltiorrhiza cultivar Shanhuang (shh) chromosome 7, IMPLAD_Smil_shh, whole genome shotgun sequence.
GTTTGGTATGGAAGTTTTGGGTGGCGTGGGATGATACAAAGCTGCAAGTAGCTGTGGATCATCGACGTGTCATCCTCACATCcctactcatcaatcatcatgtATTCTAATTTCCAATTTCAAAGCTTATGAATTCATTTCACCATGACTttgccaaaaaggaaagaaaaaaaaaatcacgaaTGATATCCAATCAACTCCCACCTTCAACAAATTACTTATCAACTATTCGCAGAGTTGATACAAGCTCGTTTAGTGGACCTCAttagataaataaattcaatttgaatttcataGTATTCATCTTTCATTAAATAacttaatttgaaaatataaaattattactaaatataagtatatttatataacataGTTAATAATATTGTATTAAATTTCTAATGAACTCTATTtgttatgaaaaaataattaatatattatgttactataaaaagataatttatttaaaaaaaataataatttgaacataatataaattaaaaaaaaattgtttagatTCGATTAATCTCAAAGTATCCGATAAACAAATTTCGAAACTCGATTCACGGATAAGTAAAATTCGAGACTCGGTTtaataataaacaaatcaaatttgaGCACAACTAGTATGGGTTCGATTAAGCTCCCACCTTCACATATGCTACGAGCTTAGGGGGACAccaacttattatttttattttattcttatattaATATCaatgattttataaaaataaaaataaaaaaaaatcaggcgATAGTCATCTAAAGCAGTTAGAGATATTTATTGGGCCAACTCGATCCAGGCCCAAATCAGCCCAAGCCTCGTGCTATATCCTACTTTGCTACTTAGGTTCAACCCCTCGAAATGGGCCTCATTTGGGCATTTGTTGAAACCTAGGCCCCCCCGTCCAGAcccaattgattttttttttcttatttttttttatgaaagaCCCAATTGAATTTGAGTGCAAGTTTGACTGAATAATTATAGATATTTTTTGCAACTTATAGTTTGTAATTTATGTTCATTATGTTTGAtgttttataataataataaaaacatgTAACTTGCAATCTTAAGAAATAACTTAAtcttataagaaaatatgagttgCATTTTAAATATTTACAGCTGGTAGTTTGTAATTTGTACTTCATATTTGAATATTGTTGGCTTAATTCGtaagaataattaattaactggggctaaatatataagtaaaattAAGTAAATGATTTTCTAAGGGTTCAAATAGAATTGAGTTGTtttcgtttaattttttttcaaaagtgtttcgtttatatatttgaatataaaatacaaatcaataaaaatataaaaaagaatatatttaatttaaaaaaaaaacaaaaaaacaacaacaacaacaacgcaTGTCCACCTCAAAACCAACCCAGGCCCACTTGGTAGATGGTCTTGTGTTGGATccatatatttttgaaaaactCATCCCAAGCCTGGTTGGATGGAGACTATTGTATTGTTCTTGCTCTTGCAACACCACTAGAGTTTCAAGTATTTCAATTCGACATCAGCTTATGTAAATTGCAAGCTTGAATAAGAGGTTTTTGTTCAGCAACCTTAAGGTTTTGTCGAAGGAAATAAAGATAAGTATATATCGACTCAAGAAAGCTCTCGATGGGCTTAAACGTTACAAGCTCTACGAGCTTAATTGGAACAACTATTAATggatattttctcaaaaatggTTTTTCATTGAAGTCCTAATGAGCCATCTCTCTTAGTGACAACACCAAATTGTGATACTGGTTGCATGCATCTGTGTAGATGATCTTACGTACTCACATGCAAATGGTTGAAAATTTCTAGCGACTGATGATGGATGAATTCGAGATGATGAATTTGGGAACTATGAAATACTaccttaaaattaaaatgaagcaATTTGTAGGAGAATTTTTCATGTAAGCTTGAAATATGTAAAAGAAGGTTGAGTGTAAGCTAAAGCTAATTGGTTATACCGACAATGAATTTGGATGACCAAAAGAGCATTTGgggcttcttcttctttttttggatTAGGCATTTGGGGCTATTGTTATATTATATGTTGGTTTCTTCCTTGTTTTATATGGTGCCAAACTAAACCTTTAAGGGTCTGTTTGGTACTTCGATAGCCTAGTTGGGATAATCTAAGATAGATAAAATTCAAGAtatgtattataaataaagtgagattaatatattaaaagtatccttttttattttgcatactcgcttattttttggtcaaatttTGTGCTGAAATACTATATGAAATCCTACGTACCATATTTGTCGATTACTAATAACCTTAAAGAAGTTTTAAAAAGACAAATATATCCCTACAAAATATAACCattatttagataaataaaaaattactttcATTTATTTGTTGTTTATTGGATCGTTGGAAGCAAAAAATCTATTTGCAATTCCAATATTGTGGAACAAAATAAAGAGTGTATTTGTAAATTTGCATTAATAATAACAGAATGTTAATTCTTCTAAAAAAGGCAGAAATCAAGGACTATTGTAACATGCGCTACAAAAGCAAACAAGTTGTACTTCCAATTATCGAAATTGTTACAAAAAAGATGATCTTCCAGTCCATAATGCTCCGTAGCACAAGTTACATTTTCTATAATCTAAACATTCCTAGTTGGTTCTCATATCATAATCCAATATTACACATTCAGAGCCATCATATTGTGCATATTTGTGCCTCATTCCATGGCTTCGCTGAAGAAATCCAAAATCTTGCCAAGTCTCATCCACAACTCATTGTATTCAACGGAATGCGAAAGGCAACCACAACGAATAAATAAAGTTGGAAATGATGCACATAAAATATAACTCCAATAAATGAAGAAAGATTTTCATTTCTTCATCAAGAAAAGAAGCAAAAGAATGTTCAAGAAGCTTAACCTTGAAGCAGTGGAGGTTTCTGCATATTTGCATATGGTCAAAAACCGAGGAGAATGAGAAAAGAATATAGTAACATGCATTCTAACATCTTCAGCACAGATCACAAAACAAATACCACATTCATATTGTCTCAATTATTCTTATGGTGAAACATCATCAAGTCTTCCTACATAGCTCACTAAAGAAAAGGATCAAACCTAAACAGACTTCGAAGATAATTGTCTTCCTTTATAAGCTAAGCTGTAGCATTTAATCACACACAATATATGGCGCTTAAAAGTgcaatatattttctttttatacgGGAAGATGGAAACCGAGAAAATTTGATGCTAGGTGCAAATGtgcagtatatatatatatattttttaagagaatatatgtacaaTATATTAGATAAACATAAACAGCCATTTCCCAAATTTTTCAGAGTTTTTCTGATTCCAATTCTAAAACTAATATCTGAGGCAGTAGATGACATTGGGAAGTAAAGCAAGATACATAATAACCTAGGCTTCATCAGTAGTTTCATTCACAACAGTGCACTACATATCAAATGAGCATCAACTTAATCCAAAAGTGTCAAATCCATCTACTGCCCTAAATAAGTCAAATACAATCCCAAAATGAAACAAACaaggaaattaaattgaaacatGACACATAGCCGAATGAAGAAAGAGAAATCGAGCTCCCCAGCCAATTACTAGGAGTTATGTACATTCCTACAATCATAGAAATCAATTTTGCAGCTGGGTGATGATCTTGACATTCTCAACAGTTTTTGTGATGCCAACAACAACAAAGAATTTGACGACGGTAGAAATTCTGATTCTTCTACTCGGAACACCATCCTTTCTAGCTTTCTCgcatatttcaacaaaatctCTATTAATGGAAACATAATGTAACCATAATTCCAAATAACCTCAACTGTCCTCAACTGCATAAGAAAGGAATTAGGAAAATTTGCTTCAAACTTGAGTGACTGTTGGTCATCTTTGGAGTAAATCCTCGTAACGCCGTCAAGGACTAACCTCTCCAATTGAGGGAAACTCTCAAGATGATTTACTATTTGTTCATAGTCCTTGAAACAACAACTAAGCTCTAGGGATTTGACATTAGGATAAGATGAATGCATAAATTTCCTTTTCAATACTTCGAGCACCTGGTATAACAATAAGTATGATTATATTCATAATAAGGGGAGCTGAATGAAGCAAACACCAAGAAAGATAAAAGGCAAGCTTTTTAGGCAAGCATTAATTCAAGGGGTGCTATAGAAAATAGAATATCCCTTGAATTATAAGAATCTCATTAATTTCTTATCATTTGTAATTATTACAATGGAAACATACAAATCGCAAGCATGATATTTTACCTAGCTATAGTGCTGAAATCGGTTAAAAGCTAATGACAAATACAGCAAAACCTAATGTGTCGAACATAAACAGGCCATTGATGCAACAAAGAAAACATTAAGCAATCATTGGTCAATTTCAGACCAATGATCAGACCATTCAAAGTagaaatactttttttttggataattcCTTATCATTTGTTTATTACAATACTATCATACAAGTCACAGGCATGATAATTTACCTAGCTTCAGTGGTGCGCAATTGGTTAGAAGCTAACGACATAGAATGCAAAACCTACTAGGCCATGCGCAATTGGTTAGAAGCTAATGACATAGAATGCAAAACCTACTAGGCCATACATAAAGAAGCCATTTATACAAGCTAAGTTGACATGTACAATGAAGTTAGAAAGGGAACATGATCAGAGAATGCTCTTGATAAATGTTGAAATTTTTATCATGCAATTATCTGATCTCTACATACAAACTATTCCATTCTATCAGTGTACAATAAATGTAAGCCatagaagaaaatgaaaagaaatcaaACCTTGATGCAACATTTCAATAATTTGACATTTTCAACATGTTGAATGGTTGTAATAATTTGAATCAATGTGTTTCCTTGAAAATCATCCCCAGAAAATAAGCCGTGCTCAAACTTGATTCCACGTAAGGGATCATCATCCTGATCACAATGTTCTAGACCGGTTAACCCAATAGTTGCACGGGTTAAAGACGAGACATTAATCAGCATACACTTGCTATATGGAATTCCTTTGATTTCCAATGTTTCAAGATTTGGGGTCCAAATTCTCAGCTCCGAAAACGTCCATAAATCATGATGTGTCAAAAAGTACTTGTCAATCGACAGCTCTTTCAAACTACTAGATTGGATACTCAAGCTTTCACCTGCATCTGCAAATCTCAAGATAAAGACTCTCAAGCGAGGGGTACCATTCAAGATTTGGTTAATCACACGTGCAGTGACTTTGAAACCTTCAATCCTCAAACTATTGAGTTGATTCCACTGTACATCCCCAAAAATCTCCAAGTTACAATCTATGAGTGTTAACTCCTTAAGAGACGGGAATGAGTAGAGAAACTGTGGCACCCAGTACACATTTTTCTTACCACCATCCATTCCTGATGAACTCTCGCAGTACACATTTAAATATAATTGTTCGACTCTATTTCTCATAGCGAAACTGACCCACAAATTAATATCACTATATGTAGAATCAATGAGCTGCTGACGCGAAACGAACTTGAATTTCAAAACCCTGTTCCCATTCCAGCATAATAAAGCCCGATTAACGAACTTGAGAAGTCTGTCATCATTATCACTATCATAATCATCAAACGACATAGCTTCAGTGTCGAAATTAAGGAACGGGGTGGTGGTCCAAAGGTTTCTCCAGCGCTTGGATAGAATTATTGTCCTAACCACATCTGTCATCGGCAAAAACCACAATATGTGAAATATTGCTGACTCGGGCAACTCGCTGAGTCGGTCACTTCTCTTTGATTGTTTCATGGCAAAATTAAAACCTCTAAACCTAATCAAGCATCGGCGAACTACCACAACTCAAAATTAACTAAGCATATTCGAATTGCGAACAAATCAAATTCTCGAAGATTACCTCAAAATGAATATGCTTCGTTTGTCTCGATTGCTGCAGCCCCAAAAAAATCCCTCGTTGAGCTAATGAACAAACACACAGAACTCAATAGGCATTGTAGCGCCGCCAAAGCATCAAATCAAGTTGAGATTCCCATCCCAAACTTCATTTTCCAGTACATATACGAGCTTCTACAGTAGAAATTTTTTTGGGGAAAATGTTGAAGGAAATTTTTTTGGGGAAAATTTTGAAGTGCAATGGGGAGTAAAATTGGAGAGCTTCACACTGACGCGCGCGGGCAACTTGTAGCACGATCGAACGGCCATCTGAAGCGCGTGTAACACAAGGTCCAAAAGAGAGTTTGGTTGGACTCGTATTCATCTAAGGTAGAAAAAAGGTCTGCATAAAACCATCTTTTTCAAAATATGAGATTTTTATAGCCCGTAGACGGTGGCGCGGCGGTGAGGCGATGGCCCGGCGACGACAATCCGGCGGGAAGGCAGATTTTAAATAATTGTGATAAATTAAAGGCTGAACGTCAAAGTAAAttgatttgataatttttttgtttttaaagtGGAGGATAAAACCGTAACAGtgatcaattttaaaaattttaaaataagtggacaaattttaattttgtttatagAAAATAGGCCATTTTTAAATTTGACTCCAAATTTAAcatcatatatttttatttaaaatttataataaagaATTTATAGTACTTTTATAGGAATATTCTTGAATGTATATATAACTAGGGAAGGAGTACCGtgaaaatacttcttaaaatattttttttttttcaatgtacAAAGTTTATGTAGAAtgcgtatgaattcatccaacaaggttacgaattgtgaaaaattatCACCTcttttaggtataaaattatactcctataTTTTTCAAAGAGTAAAGAGTAGCTCAAAAAAGTATACAACTTGCTCAAATTTTTTCatacatcaaaataaataaactataaGGTGATGAATGTAGTTTATCCATTTCTTCTACTTCAAAGCAAACACGACATTAAATTTACAAATCTTTCAATGTCTTTTGGTTGATGGGATTAAATGtctttctaatttttttggCTATAAATTCCAAGGATTGTTTATTGGGAGGGGTAAGTCATTATgggattatatatttttatagggAGTTAGTCTCTTAGAGCATCTCCACTCGCCGGTGCGAGTGGAGGATCGATCCGGGTCGAAGGGAGGGAGGCTGCACTGAAGACGCGCTCTGATGCGAGGCCGTGTCTTAGCCAAGACACGGGTCGAAGGCGAGAAATGCGTGGCACGTCCGGAGGAcgcgcccaattaaaaaaaaaatcgaaattctattttttaaatttgaaaaagccgttgcaattttttttaaaaaaaatggcctTGCACAACCATctagtccaagaagtgctcaagcgtcgagggtttatttaaattaggaaattattgttattttttattttattatcgtattttaattatgttttaaattttattttaattattgtaatgtttaattttatttttaatgaaattgggaatttaaaaataaaagtgtagaaatatgaattttgtggaaatgaaaaTCTAAGACACCCTCTAAGCACCAATgaattggagaggggtgtgtcttaggtgggaaccaccatctaagacaccatgcattggagatgctcttatgaACTCAAGTTATGGAAGAAACGGGTCAgcgttttttcttcttctttttttgtgcTTTTTCATTTATCTTTTTCTTCagcattttttctattttttcagcatgcatttttttcttatttatttatgccttttaaatttattacctttattcatatcaatggttattttttcttacaacaataattacttgaccaaataactaaaaatacaaattttcgtaagtaaaataataattatcattaaaaattaataattctgAAATATTACGTTTAATGAcattaataattactttttcttaagaCAATAATTTCTTCTTTTctcccctcaattttttttttcctttttttccatttatttatgctttttttttaaaaaaaaatattgcatTTATTCATATCAGTTATTACAtttcttacgacaataattatttgaccaaataacttAAATTGAGTACAAGTTCTCttgtataaaaataacaattgtcGTGCAAGaagttaataattttgaaacattaaatttcttcctatcaataattacttttttttaagacaataattacttgacctaatagttaaaatacaaatttttgCTAGTAAAAATAACAGTTTCAAGTATTTCAATTCGACATTAAGTCAGCTAATGTAAATTGCAAGCTTATGGATGAATTCGAGACTATGAATTTGAGAACTaagaaatctatataatatataaaagaggagtttttccctctctttctttcatcaattttttcttttagtttttcataatttaattcttttgtaaatattgtcaaatttaattcatgattttttttcaatatgcaccttaaatttaatactattgtataaaaacatcaaaaataaatttaaaatgaatatgttatgaaaattttaaaatattttattttctctcttttcattaaaattttataactttttatttatgtttgtatatgaaaatatttattatgacgcataactctataataataatgtgtaaatgctaatttttgttattgaataatttt
It contains:
- the LOC130992604 gene encoding uncharacterized protein LOC130992604 isoform X2 — translated: MSFDDYDSDNDDRLLKFVNRALLCWNGNRVLKFKFVSRQQLIDSTYSDINLWVSFAMRNRVEQLYLNVYCESSSGMDGGKKNVYWVPQFLYSFPSLKELTLIDCNLEIFGDVQWNQLNSLRIEGFKVTARVINQILNGTPRLRVFILRFADAGESLSIQSSSLKELSIDKYFLTHHDLWTFSELRIWTPNLETLEIKGIPYSKCMLINVSSLTRATIGLTGLEHCDQDDDPLRGIKFEHGLFSGDDFQGNTLIQIITTIQHVENVKLLKCCIKVLEVLKRKFMHSSYPNVKSLELSCCFKDYEQIVNHLESFPQLERLVLDGVTRIYSKDDQQSLKFEANFPNSFLMQLRTVEVIWNYGYIMFPLIEILLKYARKLERMVFRVEESEFLPSSNSLLLLASQKLLRMSRSSPSCKIDFYDCRNVHNS
- the LOC130992604 gene encoding putative F-box protein At1g49610 isoform X1, with translation MKQSKRSDRLSELPESAIFHILWFLPMTDVVRTIILSKRWRNLWTTTPFLNFDTEAMSFDDYDSDNDDRLLKFVNRALLCWNGNRVLKFKFVSRQQLIDSTYSDINLWVSFAMRNRVEQLYLNVYCESSSGMDGGKKNVYWVPQFLYSFPSLKELTLIDCNLEIFGDVQWNQLNSLRIEGFKVTARVINQILNGTPRLRVFILRFADAGESLSIQSSSLKELSIDKYFLTHHDLWTFSELRIWTPNLETLEIKGIPYSKCMLINVSSLTRATIGLTGLEHCDQDDDPLRGIKFEHGLFSGDDFQGNTLIQIITTIQHVENVKLLKCCIKVLEVLKRKFMHSSYPNVKSLELSCCFKDYEQIVNHLESFPQLERLVLDGVTRIYSKDDQQSLKFEANFPNSFLMQLRTVEVIWNYGYIMFPLIEILLKYARKLERMVFRVEESEFLPSSNSLLLLASQKLLRMSRSSPSCKIDFYDCRNVHNS